CGCGTTCGGCTGCTCCTGTTTCTCCTTCTGAGCTCGAGCTTTACCCACCTCGCAAATCGCCTGTAGGAGCGAGGCTTGCCCGCGAAGGCGTAGGGTCAGTTGATGCAAATGTTGACTGACACAACGCCATCGCGGGCAAGCCTAGCTCCCACGGGAATCAGTGGCTGATCGACCGAAGCTTGATCCCGGTCAGTTGTCGGCGCGCGGCAATCATTACCCTCTTACTTCCATCGACAGCCAGGGACGGCTCATCACGAGCCAACGGCTATCACTGCTCAAGGAAGAGGCACTCATGCGTTCACTGAAAATCATCCTGCTGGCATCGGCGTTCAACGGCCTGACTCAACGCGCGTGGCTGGAATTGCGCGAGGCCGGGCATTCGCCGAGCGTGGTGCTGTTTACCGACGAAAACGCGGTGTGCGAACAGATCGAGCACTCCGGCGCCGACCTGGTGATTTGCCCGTTCCTCAAGGACCGCGTGCCGCAGCAATTGTGGAGCGATCCGCAGCGCCCGGTGGTGATCATTCATCCGGGGATTGTCGGTGATCGCGGCGCCAGCGCCCTCGACTGGGCGATTTCCAATGAGCTGCAGCGATGGGGCGTGACCGCGTTGCAAGCGGTGGAAGAGATGGACGCCGGGCCGGTCTGGGCCACCTGCGAATTCAACCTGCCGCCAGGCCTGCGCAAATCCGAGCTGTACAACGGGCGGGTCAGTGATGCGGCGATCCGCTGCATCCGCGAAGTCGTCGAGAAATTCAACGCCGGGTTTACTCCGGAGCCGCTGGACTACCGCCAACCGCAGGTTATCGGGCGTTTACAGCCGAGCATGAAGCAGGCGGATCGCGCGTTCAGTTGGCACGATTGCTCGCGGTTCATCAAACGCCGGATCGACGCGGCTGACGGTCAACCGGGGGTGTTGGCCAGTCTGGCCGGCGGCCAGTACTACCTGTATGACGCGCATCTGGACGCGCGCAGCGGCACGCCGGGCCAGATTCTCGCGGTGCACGACGACGCAGTGCTGGTCGCGACTGGCGATCACAGTCTGTGGATCGGCGCGTTGCGGCGCAAACCGCTGCCCGGCGAAGAAACGTTCAAGCGCCCGGCCCGGCATATGCTCGCGCAGCAGTTGCATGAAGTGCCGACGCTCGACTGGTCGATCGCTTCGCAGCCGTTCAACGAGGAAGCTTATCAACCGATCCGTTATCGCGAATCCGGGCATGTCGGCGAGCTGACGTTCGAGTTCTACAACGGCGCGATGAGCACCGAACAATGTCAGCGTCTGGTCACCGCACTGCGCTGGGCCAAGGCGCGCGAGACTCAGGTGTTGCTGATCAAGGGCGGGCGCGGGAGTTTTTCCAACGGCGTGCATTTGAATGTGATTCAGGCCGCCGAGGTGCCGGGGCTGGAAGCGTGGGCGAATATTCAGGCGATCGACGATGTCTGCGAGGAGCTGCTCAGCGCCCGGCAACTGGTGGTGTGCGGCATGACCGGCAGCGCCGGGGCTGGCGGTGTGATGCTGGCACTGGCCGCCGACATCGTGTTGGCCCGCGCCGAAACCGTGCTTAATCCGCATTACAAAAGCATGGGTTTGTATGGCTCGGAATACTGGACCTACAGCCTGCCGCGCGCGGTAGGCCCGGTGCTGGCGGAAAAACTCACCCAAGACTGCCTGCCGGTGAGCGCCAAGCAGGCGCTGCAATGGGGCATGGTTCAGGAGATCGGTCCGCGCTGCCCCGACGAGTTCGGTTTGTGGTTGTTGCAACGGGCGAATGGGGTGTTGACCGATCCGGCGTATGCGCCGATTCGCCAGCGCAAAACCGGCGATGACCGTTTGTTGATAGCGCAATGCCGAGCAGCAGAGCTGGCGCAGATGCAGCTGGACATGGTGCAAAACCGCAACCAATTCGCCGAGAAGTGCCGCAACTTCGTCTACAAACGCAAGGCCTGCGGCACCCCGCAGCGCCTGATCGCAGACTGGGCGCAGCTGCTCGAGACCGAACTCACCGAATAACCCGCAACGCCGCTTCGCTCTCCCTTACAACCACCCACGCTCTATGTAGCAGCTGCCGAGCCTGCGAGGCTGCGTCCGGCGGCGCAGCCGTCGCAAACCCAGTCACGTGAGTCTTCAGGAACACCGGGCAGTCGGATCACGACTGCTGCGCAGCCGAACGCAGCCTCGCAGGCTCGGCAGCTGCTA
The window above is part of the Pseudomonas prosekii genome. Proteins encoded here:
- a CDS encoding hydrogenase maturation protein yields the protein MRSLKIILLASAFNGLTQRAWLELREAGHSPSVVLFTDENAVCEQIEHSGADLVICPFLKDRVPQQLWSDPQRPVVIIHPGIVGDRGASALDWAISNELQRWGVTALQAVEEMDAGPVWATCEFNLPPGLRKSELYNGRVSDAAIRCIREVVEKFNAGFTPEPLDYRQPQVIGRLQPSMKQADRAFSWHDCSRFIKRRIDAADGQPGVLASLAGGQYYLYDAHLDARSGTPGQILAVHDDAVLVATGDHSLWIGALRRKPLPGEETFKRPARHMLAQQLHEVPTLDWSIASQPFNEEAYQPIRYRESGHVGELTFEFYNGAMSTEQCQRLVTALRWAKARETQVLLIKGGRGSFSNGVHLNVIQAAEVPGLEAWANIQAIDDVCEELLSARQLVVCGMTGSAGAGGVMLALAADIVLARAETVLNPHYKSMGLYGSEYWTYSLPRAVGPVLAEKLTQDCLPVSAKQALQWGMVQEIGPRCPDEFGLWLLQRANGVLTDPAYAPIRQRKTGDDRLLIAQCRAAELAQMQLDMVQNRNQFAEKCRNFVYKRKACGTPQRLIADWAQLLETELTE